Proteins from one Setaria italica strain Yugu1 chromosome V, Setaria_italica_v2.0, whole genome shotgun sequence genomic window:
- the LOC101759620 gene encoding 1-aminocyclopropane-1-carboxylate synthase 7, with the protein MGGKLLLDASHGAAAAPLSKVATSGLHGEDSPYFAGWKAYDENPYDAVSNPGGVIQMGLAENQVSFDLLEGYLRDHPEAAGCGGGAAGSGMASFRDNALFQDYHGLKAFRKAMASFMEKIRGGKARFDPDRIVLTAGATAANELLTFILANPGDALLIPTPYYPGFDRDLRWRTGVNIVPVHCDSANGFQVTAAALQAAYEEAEAAGMRVRAVLLTNPSNPLGTTVKRSALEGVLDFVIRKNIHLISDEIYSGSVFAAPDLVSVAELVESRGAGVAGRVHIVYSLSKDLGLPGFRVGVVYSYNDAVVTAARRMSSFTLVSSQTQKALAAMLADDAFAAAYIRTNRERLRARHDYIVAGLARAGVPCLRGNAGLFVWMDMRRLLGEATVAGELRLWDRMLREVKLNISPGSSCHCSEPGWFRVCFANMSLDTLDVALARMSRFMDRWNKERAMSTQQELH; encoded by the exons ATGGGTGGCAAGCTGTTGCTCGATGCCAgccacggggcggcggcggcgcccctgtCGAAGGTGGCGACCTCCGGCCTCCACGGCGAGGACTCGCCGTACTTCGCCGGGTGGAAGGCCTACGACGAGAACCCCTACGACGCCGTGTCCAACCCGGGCGGCGTCATACAGATGGGCCTCGCCGAGAACCAGGTGTCGTTCGACCTCCTGGAGGGTTACCTCCGGGACcacccggaggcggcgggctgtggcggcggcgccgccggctccggcatGGCCAGCTTCAGGGACAACGCGCTGTTCCAGGACTACCACGGCCTCAAGGCCTTCAGGAAG GCGATGGCGAGCTTCATGGAGAAGATAAGGGGCGGCAAGGCGAGGTTTGACCCCGACCGCATCGTGCTCACcgccggcgcgacggcggccaaCGAGCTGCTCACCTTCATCCTGGCCAACCCGGGTGACGCGCTGCTGATCCCTACCCCTTACTACCCTGG CTTCGACAGAGACCTGAGGTGGAGGACGGGGGTGAACATCGTACCGGTGCACTGCGACAGCGCGAACGGGTTCCaggtcaccgccgccgcgctccaggCGGCGTAcgaggaggccgaggccgccggGATGCGCGTCCGCGCCGTCCTGCTCACCAACCCGTCCAACCCGCTCGGCACCACCGTGAAGCGGTCGGCGCTCGAGGGCGTGCTCGACTTCGTGATCCGCAAGAACATCCACCTCATTTCCGACGAGATCTACTCGGGCTCCGTCTTCGCGGCGCCCGACCTCGTCAGCGTGGCGGAGCTCGTCGAgtcccgcggcgccggcgtcgcgggCCGCGTGCACATCGTGTACAGCCTGTCCAAGGACCTGGGCCTCCCGGGGTTCCGCGTCGGCGTGGTGTACTCATACAACGACGCCGTGGTCACCGCGGCGCGGCGCATGTCGAGCTTCACGCTCGTGTCGTCGCAGACGCAGAAGGCGCTCGCCGCCATGCTTGCCGAcgacgccttcgccgccgcctacATCCGCACCAACCGCGAGCGCCTCCGGGCGCGGCACGACTACATCGTCGCCGGGCTGGCCCGCGCCGGCGTGCCGTGCCTGCGCGGCAATGCCGGGCTGTTCGTGTGGATGGACATGCGGCGGCTGCTCGGCGAGGCGaccgtcgccggcgagctgaGGCTGTGGGACCGGATGCTGCGCGAGGTGAAGCTCAACATCTCGCCGGGGTCGTCGTGCCATTGCTCGGAGCCCGGATGGTTCAGGGTGTGCTTCGCCAACATGAGCCTGGACACGCTGGATGTTGCACTCGCCAGGATGAGCCGATTCATGGACAGGTGGAACAAGGAAAGAGCGATGTCAACGCAGCAAGAACTGCATTAG
- the LOC101758948 gene encoding pollen-specific protein SF21, with amino-acid sequence MGDSSGSVSIDVERIFFGGKEHRVRTRHGPLSVSVYGDEDKPALVTYPDVALNHMSCFQGLFFCPEAASLLLHNFCVYHITPQGHELGAAPISSDVPVPSVDDLADQVADVLDFFSLGAVMCLGVTAGAYVLTLFATKYRERVLGLMLVSPLCKGPSWSEWLYNKVLLNLLYYYGTRGLVKESLLQRYFSMEVRGNGQDPESEIVQACRSLLDERQGSNVWRFLQAINRRHDLTESLMKLQCRTLIFVGENSQFHADAVHMTTKLDRRYCALVEVQACGSLVTEEQPHAMLIPMEYFLMGYGLYRPPQQETSPRSTLNPFCISPELLSPESMGVKLKPIKTRISLNV; translated from the exons ATGGGGGACTCCAGCGGCTCGGTGTCGATCGACGTCGAGCGGATCTTCTTCGGCGGCAAG GAACATCGAGTGAGAACGAGACATGGCCCTCTTTCGGTTTCTGTGTACGGAGACGAAGACAAGCCCGCGCTCGTGACTTATCCGGATGTGGCTTTAAATC ACATGTCTTGCTTCCAAGGATTGTTCTTCTGTCCAGAGGCTGCGTCGCTCTTGCTTCACAATTTCTGCGTCTACCACATCACGCCTCAAGGACACGAG TTAGGAGCGGCTCCGATTTCATCTGACGTGCCCGTGCCATCTGTCGATGACCTTGCAGATCAGGTTGCCGATGTCCTCGATTTTTTCAG TTTAGGTGCTGTAATGTGCTTGGGTGTCACTGCTGGTGCCTATGTTCTTACCCTCTTTGCG ACAAAGTATCGAGAGAGGGTTCTTGGCCTCATGTTGGTTTCACCTCTGTGCAAAGGCCCTTCATGGAGCGAATGGTTGTACAATAAG GTATTATTAAACTTGCTTTATTATTATGGGACACGTGGGTTAGTCAAGGAAAGCTTGCTTCAGCGTTATTTCAGCATG GAAGTTCGCGGCAATGGGCAAGATCCTGAATCAGAGATTGTCCAAGCCTGCAGAAGT TTACTTGATGAGAGGCAGGGATCTAATGTCTGGCGGTTCCTTCAAGCAATTAACAG GCGGCATGACTTAACAGAATCATTGATGAAGCTTCAGTGCCGGACGCTAATTTTTGTTGGAGAAAACTCACAATTCCATGCCGACGCGGTCCACATGACCACAAAACTAGACCGGAGATACTGTGCTCTTGTTGAG GTTCAGGCTTGTGGTTCACTAGTGACTGAAGAGCAGCCCCATGCGATGCTCATTCCGATGGAATACTTCCTGATGGGATACGGTCTTTACAGACCTCCGCAGCAGGAAACTAGCCCCAGGAGTACACTGAACCCGTTCTGCATATCGCCTGAGCTTCTATCACCCGAGAGTATGggagtgaagctgaagcccatCAAGACGCGGATATCCCTTAATGTTTAG